A genomic segment from Mustela lutreola isolate mMusLut2 chromosome 15, mMusLut2.pri, whole genome shotgun sequence encodes:
- the RAB40B gene encoding ras-related protein Rab-40B: MGAGVGGGTMSTLGSPVRAYDFLLKFLLVGDSDVGKGEILASLQDGAAESPYGHPAGIDYKTTTILLDGRRVKLQLWDTSGQGRFCTIFRSYSRGAQGVILVYDIANRWSFDGIDRWIKEIDEHAPGVPKILVGNRLHLAFKRQVPTEQAQAYAERLGVTFFEVSPLCNFNITESFTELARTVLLRHGIDRLWRPSKVLSLQDLCCRAVVSCTPVHLVDKLPLPMALRGHLKSFSMASGLNARMMHGRSYSLAASSAHKRSGLRKVKAARPPQSPPKRCPRNSCKVS, from the exons ATGGGCGCAGGCGTCGGCGGCGGCACGATGAGCACCCTGGGCAGCCCTGTCCGCGCTTACGACTTCCTGCTCAAGTTCTTGCTGGTGGGCGACAGCGACGTGGGCAAAGGGGAGATCCTGGCGAGCCTGCAGGATGGCGCAGCCGAGTCCCCGTACGGCCACCCGGCGG GCATCGACTACAAGACCACCACCATCCTGCTGGACGGCCGGAGGGTGAAGCTACAGCTCTG GGATACATCCGGGCAGGGAAGATTTTGTACCATATTCCGCTCCTACTCTCGGGGCGCACAG GGTGTGATCCTGGTCTATGACATCGCAAACCGCTGGTCCTTTGATGGCATCGACCGGTGGATCAAGGAAATAGACGAG CACGCCCCTGGCGTCCCTAAAATCCTAGTGGGGAACCGCCTGCATCTGGCCTTCAAGCGGCAGGTCCCCACAGAGCAAGCGCAGGCCTACGCGGAGCGGCTGGGCGTCACCTTCTTCGAGGTCAGCCCTCTGTGCAACTTCAACATCACCGAGTCCTTCACAGAGCTGGCCAGAACCGTGCTGCTGCGGCACGGGATAGACCGGCTCTGGAGGCCGAGCAAGG TGCTCAGCCTGCAGGACCTGTGCTGCCGCGCAGTGGTGTCCTGCACGCCCGTGCACCTGGTGGACAAGCTGCCGCTGCCCATGGCCTTGAGGGGCCACCTCAAGTCCTTCTCCATGGCCAGCGGCCTCAACGCCAGGATGATGCATGGCCGCTCCTACTCGCTGGCCGCCAGCTCCGCGCACAAGAGGAGTGGCCTCCGCAAAGTGAAGGCCGCCCGGCCGCCCCAGAGCCCGCCCAAGCGCTGCCCCCGGAACAGCTGTAAGGTCTCTTGA